Genomic segment of Porites lutea chromosome 13, jaPorLute2.1, whole genome shotgun sequence:
ACAGGATGTCAATAGCGATTGGCAAATGACAGGCCAAAAACAACAGATATACATAAAATGTACCAACTGCTGTTTTTCTCAGTCTTTCGAAATTTGAGTGACTTTCTACGTTCGGTGCCACTGCTTCGACTGGCTGTGCATGAACCTGAACGGTGTGGCGACGTACGACTGTGGAAATCTTGAAATAGATTAGACCCATAGTAAGGAGACAAACCAATCCCACAGTCATCCCAATAAGGCTACAAACATTTTTGCTGCTCAAAACACCGGTTAGGGCTAGGCAAGCACTGAGAATCCAGTTTAAGATCACTGCAGCTACAACACGCTTGTACGTCACAATTTCTTGGTAGGTGAGAAGTTCCTGGTGTTTGAGGTGAAGGTGGATAGCAAGGAATCTGTCAACGCTGATAGTTGTGACACCGAAGAATGAAGCATAACCAAGGGTCCTTCCTATGAGGCGCAGAGCTCTATCTGTATCGTTAAAAGTTTCCTGGTCGTCAGTTTGTGGTATTTGCATAATCATGCGAGCGATGTACAAAGGCTGGACAACTAATCCAAAACCAAGATCAGAAACAGCCACGCTAAGGATCAATGCTTTCAGAGTCTTTGGCAGTGATGAAGTCCTTCGCAGGGCGAATATTAAGATGATGTTCAACATGATTGTTGTGTAACATGAGAAGGAATTGACTACAACGGTTATGATGAGGCAGGGAGAGAAATCTGCTGCCTCTTTCATTGTGTATTATAACTTCGTTTTTCCAAGAGAACGGGAGCGGAGTCAGGAATGCATGCTTTCTTGAATAAGTTTACGTTTATGAGGAAGACGTCGGATGAAGGACTCTCTCCCTCCACGAACACCTCTTCTTAGAGGTGTTCAAAACCGGAGTCCAGATGGCCTTGAAAGATGCAACAAGGAACTGCTTAATTATAAGGATCGAACAGTGGTCCTAAAGCTCGCATGATGTAACCTTATTGCTGACGTTTTGAAACATTGTTGCAAACTGGGGTAAATTTGGACGTTTAAAAATTTGAGAACCTCTGAACGTCAAGGCAATTTTATTAAAAGTCCATATCCAATAAACATTCGTCGTTTAAAGGCGGCGTGCGTTATCGcgtatttttttcacattttgtttAGTCAAATGGTGTCCGCtaacacaaaataaaaattacagttCTTCCTAAAAGCCTCAGAAAAACGAATAAACGAAAAGATTAGTTTAACTTCGTATTCTCCATCTGTCTTGCTTGAAGTCTACGATTATTCTAGAGAAAGAAAGTTGATGCtcatttaaaaaaagggaaacaaaatgaTTGATCACTATACtcgtttaaaagaaaatgaagattaTCTCTCTAGGGAGCTTCAGCTTTAAGGTAAAAGGCGTCATGTTTTAATGTGCGCGGTCTAATCATGGATGTAATTATGTGCAGTAAGGATGTGCAATGCAATAATAAGGAAAAAACTTAATCGTGGTAAGTCTCGTGATCCAGCTTAATGAAGGACGAGTCAATCAAATGATGCGAACGTAGGTAGCAAAAATTCAGCTTttgtgcttgaaaaaaaaaaaggttaaatcaAGAGCAAAATTCAACAGATACCTCGAATCTGTAATATTAAGTTACACCCTCCGGCTCCACGCCTGTTTTTTGCCAGGTCACACCTATGAAACAGCAAATAATTCACAGGGCTTCCAGTGGGTTAATGTGTTGTTTGTGTAAATGCGTTATTTGTCGTAGTCAACAATTTCCATGTAATAAGCTCTTAAAGAAGCGGTATGTCATACCACGCTACAATAACTTGTGTGCTGTCAAGGTTAAATTGTTATTAACTTTTCTCTGACATTAACTTCATCTAACTTTTATCTCGATATTAGCTTTTCTCTGTTCTGCTTGACAAAGGTAGAACACCTCCGTTTTTAACCCATCAAGAGTGATCAGCAACACATTTCTCCTTGCAATATTGGTGACAAGATTTAAGGGTATGATCAAAAAAGATATGATGTGCTGATACTTCAACAACTCGGCCCCCAATTACTTCAGGGAAAACGCGGCAcgaaatgagaatttaaattttgatattaggggcTTTTTTACCGTTAATAGGAAACGGGGGAAGTAGCAAATGATTAATTTGCAAATGTAACTACATGTACTAGTCGTAGATTGCATGCGGTGCGGTGAATTTGGAGTAAAACTTTCGATTAACATTCACCtgaaccaagagccataataggacagagagggacactcagggcgttggccgggatatcttaatcccaaaaaagttatttttagaactatgcggaccacgCGGAAACAGATTCCGGTAAACTGATTGACTTCCGGAAGACTCGCTTTCACGATTCAGCGCGCGAAAGCGAGGCGGcgtcaacaaataaaaaaaatggcggcctAAGTGGAGGGACGATGTGGAGTTGATAAATTGTCCTTCTTCAACGAAGAACCTACCATAGAAACTGGTTAAAACTTCAAACACAAAAGGGTCCTTTACAAGCAAcggtagaaatcggttaaagcgACCCcgtgaccatcgtttttgtttgaacagctggaaagaggacaagtagcGTTGCGACCCGGATAAGCGTTACCGTTTAAGTGACCATGTGGACGTATTTTCTATTGAAAGAGGAAGAAATAGAACGTATAAAGGTTTCCAGTATTAATGTCAAGGACATGACCGGGCAGGCGGGAATCTTGTGGAACACACCTTTTCCTGcttgactgatattttgttccgcacttcacattggacaattagcaattattgtTTATTGAACACGAGGTTAATAGAAGCGGAATATTCGGTAAACAATAGGttgatctttacagaattttcaaacattgcaaatcaaataGGAAACAATAGCCTACATGGAATCGCCAGAAGTTTAAATTCAGCTGTAAATTGTACTTCCAAACCTAAGAAGAAAAGTAGcgctttgttttcatctgtcgacTCGCCAAGTTAGGGAAAAAGGTATTTTGTGCAGTTAATTTGTGTTGTTCTTCGTTAGTGCAGACAATGGTGGCCCGCTTGCTCGAGGTAAGGAAccgtttctctgtagttttctctGTCCTGATGAATTTATAACTGAAATCTCGAGATTTCGTTAagatttgctttcatttttttcctcataagtcagttgaatttgatgtcgggggaaaatttgtctttaaaTGTTGAGTTTACACACCTCTTCTACTCCGTTTAAActgtaattgtcaacattccatCGAGCAAAAAATAATGCTAAAGTTAATCTGAAAACGGTCCGTGTAACTTTGAGGTCCTTTCATACCTTCAAAAAATGGACCCTAGAATTTTGCCGAATTCCAAAGGTTCTTactctaagaaaaattggcaaaacaacgAGCTCACGAATTATTTACTCGCGAGGCTAAAACACTAcaaagatcactgagtgtgtatcctgaaaccgatttttgcttgtaaaagctttatttgtgtaaggttattcgtgtttttcatgttgcaaacggtgttgaaataaatacgacagtatgataatctcatctggagtttatttactttatgtggTTTTATTTATGTGGTTTTACCAAGCCTCATAGTTTTCTCATACACCTGTAATAATTAACCTTTACAGATCCTGCACCACAATGTATAGGTAAGATTTCCATGCAACCCCAAACATTtgtgtgttaaataatataagcttactACATGGATAGCAATAACGATAAGTGTCTTGTCAGCGCCAAATGATGATGTGAAATAACTGCtaccaaaacaatattttggcGTCTGACATATAATTGTCACTTTGAATTATCACTTTGAATAATCATCAATTAAGGCTAAACAGTCATAAAGGACGGTTTTCTAGCCTACCGGCCcaatatttgttattttgtcaGAGTACAGCATATATAACTGAAAGGCAGTCGCGCCCTATAGATGGGAAACTCAACCGAAGATAGGAACGCTATCTCCTCCGAGGCATTTTATCTGGCGACAGTGACTATAACCCTTAATATTCTTCTTTCCATTACGGCATCTCTGGGAAACACTCTGATCCTGATTGTTCTTCGCAAGGTAACTTCTCTTCATTCACCAACGAAACTGTTGTTTCAATGCCTGGCGATCACTGATTTTGCCGTTGGTCTCATTTCGCAGCCACTCTATGTCATCTACCTCTTTCTGATAAACTACAACCTTAAGCTTTGGAATATCATCTCTATTCTCCACGATATAACATGGGCTTTATCAATGTGCCTTTCTGGAGTTTCCGTACTCACAACGACTGCTCTaagtgtggacagacttctcgcccttTTGTTGAAGCTAACTGTACAGGCACGTTGTAACAGTTAAGCGGGCTCGTGCAGTTGTTTTCTGCTTCTGGTTAATTCCTGTTTTGGGCATTTTCGAGTTCTTGTTCTGGGATACAAACATCGCCGTGGCAACACTTTCAGTCTCCGCAATGCTTTGTATCGTTACCTCACTTCTTTCTTACACCATCATATTTATCAAGTTGCGTCTACATCAAGCTACTGTGCACCCTACTGTGCAATGCAATGTTCATCATGGGCAACCAATCGGAGGGGGATTTCCGGCGTTGAACATAGCACCGTTTCAAAAAACCGTTACCAGCATAGCTTTGGTGCAGTCGGCGTTAGTTATATGCTATATCCCACTTGTTATTTTAAATGCGATATTACTGTTGAATAGCGTTCTTGCCAACAGTGAGGTTTTCGGCTTGGCCTCGAATcttgtattttcaactctcaTCTTCTTAAACTCATCTCTTAACCCGTTCCTGTATTGTTGGAGGATCAAAGAAGTGGGACAAGCCGTGAAGGCCACAATCAAAcagttgtattgtaattgtttaCGCTGAGTTCCAACCCTCGGCGACCGATTTATGGAGAAACAGTCTGATTGTATAATCGCTTTTCAATCAAACGAGTATATTTTAAAAGAAGGACTTACTAGGGATATTATAGCTGATAACACGAGTGGTACACAATAATCGTTTGTTTCATCTTTTATGGAATTGATTTCAGGAAATGCGAGCTTTCTAGTAGATGTAAGCTTACAGAAAATTGTCAATATGAGCCttataatacatgtaaataactcCACGATATAAACTGGGAATAAAACTGATTGTGACTGGATTAATGTTCGGGGTTGGTTGCACGCGCAACTCGCTGGCTAAGTGAAGAGGTACCGTGTCTTGCCACGCTGAGCAAATAAACAGATGTCTCTTTGCTTTATCTTGCTATTTATGAGTCGACTTAAATGGGATAAACCGACTTAGTAGCCATGCTGATGGTGAGCATTTTAATAGGTTTCTCCAGTTTGGGAAGTATAATTacattctttttaaaacagccaCGCCAATAGTCTTAAAAATTTTCCCTTTAAGTTGGTGCAATTTGTTTTCTCAAAACAATTAAGATCCATTTTTAAAGTCCATGGCTTTAGGGAAACTTCTGCATGCTTCGGTATTGTGAGTCcttttctttattaattttttttgaaattaaataaagaaatagcTTTCTTATTCTCATGTGTATTGCGATGTCCTCTTCTCTTTGAATGCACGAAGTCCTTTTAAACCATCCGTTGTCGGTATTACCTGCGGAAACAAAtgtcaaaaatttcagccacaaGGACCTACGAGGTTGTGTTCGTATGGGCGGccctctttttaaaatttgttctctttttttcgtTATGTGTCAAAAAGTCAAGCGTAGACTTGTCGTTAGGTCGAATGATgaccgtcgtcattctactacgattTTTAGCGAGAGTGTCGCAGTGACGGAGATAAGTAAGCAAATAGTagaattttatcattttgcgatcgggagagagCTTAACCTCTTTTAATAAAACGAATCTTGTTCACTTTCTggtgaagaaacaaaaacaaaactaaaaaaatagtCAAGCTTTCCGGGATGAACAGTTTTTCTGAGAATACGGCAACAAACTATAAGTTCAATCTCGTCCTCGTCCTAAAATTTAAAGGTTTTAACTGTGCATAAGGGTTACGTAATGGGAAACGGAAGAAGTAGCAAATGATCACAGGTACCGCAAGCTCACGAAAGGAAATCGTTGTTACGTAACAGAACTATATATAGGTTTGTATGGGGATTTTAGCGATCGTTATTTAGGCCACTAAAATAGAAatgaaaatacaccaaaaattCTCACCTTGCCTCCCTGTTTTATTCATGGTATGGTCTTGGCATCGCATAGAgagagaagaaataaaactcGCTAGAATCGCGCTGAAAATTAAAAGGCCAGGAATGTTAGGAACATACATGAATAAAACAAGCAGGCAAGGTAAGAagttttgatgtatttttattttttattttagtgccCTAAATAACTATCGCTAAAATCCCCTTACCAACCCTTATAATATTTCTGATTTCTGTTACGCAACAACGATTCTCACTCTggagcttggggtacctgtggcGTAACTTGTCGTAAATTGCATGTGGTGTGGGGTTATATCAAGCTGGATTTTAATTTTCGATTTTAGCTGCAGCTAATCTTCGTGGCTTCATTAACCATtctaaaatgttttatttgccTTCAAGACAATGACTGAATGATTTTGTAATCGTTTGCCTAAAAAATGAATTGTCCTTTCAGCGCCATATCACGATGTAAAATAGCACTGCTACTGATGTGTTAGAAATCTCACAGCAAACACAAGACAATATAAATGTTTGGACTTCGATAGAAGCAAAAATAACTTAAACTTCTGTTTTATTGTACcacttaaagaaaaagaaattgattcTGTGTTAATTATAAAACTGTTTTATTGAAAATGCAAGTGTTCGTGGTCTTTACAGGCTCAGAGTTTTGGGggcaataaaacaaaagatataTATTTATTCATGACTGAACTTCCAGGTGATTCCTATTGTTTCATTTCCCCAAGCCTTGGGGTGACGTGTGAATTATTGCAGTGGTCTGTGTAACGACCTTGTTCCCAGAGTCCTTAAACTCGACTTCCTCCGTCGAGCGAGAATAAGGTTGATTGAGTATTCCTaagctcattaataattcaagaaaagaaaagaaaaacaagtaaATCACTACCGTAACGGAGGTTGGAAAAAATTAAGTACCATAAAATTTTGCGAACTTTTATTGCTTTGAATTTATTTAAGAATTATTGTTCATTGAGAAGCTGTATCAAACACAACATTTAGTGTTTTATCTGATATCCAGACGCCTTTGAGTCGCTCCTTTCTTGAATGATGTTCGGCTCAGCCTAGTACCTAGCCGTTCTCGGCTaggtcaatcctggactctacgtaggctgtgacgtcaccgagaagGACCTTTCCGAGACTTGGTCCCTTGCCCACCCTTTCCAAGATTTCGCGTGGATACTGGGGTAAGAGGGAACGCCTGAGGACTAATAAGTTGTGCCCTGCCCAGGCGAGCTGTGACGTCTTGAACAGTCGTCACAGTTGCGTACCTCAGCACTCTCTGGCACTTCCTCATCAATCTCATTAACTTTGTCCCGACATCTGGTCAGTTCTGCAGACGCTGGAATGACCAAACTTAAAAGTTATTCAGTCGTCCATAGCATGACTCTGCTAGACAGTCCATCAGTGTTTCACATGTACGATGCACATGATCATTGCCAGTATGATCACTACTTCTTTCCCGTCTTCAGTCTTCTTGCGTCCTCAGAGAGATGTGGTCCCTGATTCGCCCCATGTATTAGAGGTAATCAAAACAGTCTTGTGTTCTGGATTCCATGTTATGGCTCTTGATGTTGTAGATTAATTtcattccaggtactggattacGGATTCCTCAGTCAGTTTACAGCAAGGAACCCCAAAGTGTGACCTCTTTTAattaattcacattctttcatgcagacattaaccaatcggaagtcgaggacagtttccagATGGCTTCTGGATTCAATCTGCACGAAGGAAAGTGAATAAATTaaagcggtcacacttttgggctccttgctgtaatcTTTAGTCAGTTTAATTATGGTAATTGCCACTAACGTTACAAATAATGCTAATCCGGCAATGGAGCGGCTAGCGGTCGCTTAATTTCATGGTatccaaaaaatgaaaagacaaCGAtgtaaattccattattatgtTGAATTAGTAGACACTCTTCGGATGAATTCTGGGTACGGTGAAGAACTAACAACGTCAGCTGATAACGCGTTCCATTCGGAGATTGCTCTTACATAAAAAGAGTGTTTGTAAGCGTCAACTTAAGAGGATGGGAGTCCGGAGGGGAGTCTGATCCTAAAGTCGTGACTGGCCCTTGTACGGCCATACGCAGGCATGGAGATGAGGTCATAGGGAAGGAAGATGTTGACTTGACCTCTATGTATTTTATAAAACATGCCGAGACCTCATATCCTGCGCCTTGACTGCAGTGAAGGCCAGTCCAAATCAGTAAGCATTCACGAAACGCTGCTATAgtcaagtaatatatcaagaATGAGACGCAGTCTTTCATCGCCAGATGAAACACAGttaaacaccgagaagagagttgaaaatacaacGCGCAgaggagtatttttgacgaacttcgaggtctttcatctggtgatgaaacagtgtcgaatgcttgatattacttcttaAACAAAaggattttagaaggagaaattaagtatgcaaaaatgagcagtttttcatctgatttccaaacactcattaaacattaattttatttgtattttctttacgAATTATTGATGAGTTTGAGAACAGGGCATGAAAGTTTCCGAGGCCCacactgtcttggattaccttacgtGAGGCCATATGTGTTTCATTTGGCCTTCCCGCAAAAAAGCGGAACCAGTGTGTACAGgtattaatattgttattaattattttggTTGATCTTTATTCATtaatcattgttatttaagaatttcaaaatttcccGAAGAATACTTTTGATGGCGTATCGAATATGTCTCATCTTCCAACAGTAAATCAGAGGATTGAGGGAAGAATTGAGAAACAACAATGTCAAAGTATAGAGAGACAAATGTTCTACCACCCCGGATTGTTCATTGCTACCTTTTGCAGCCGTAGCAATTGCAAGGGTATTTGGTAAATAACAAGCCACAAAAATTAGGTTCACCAAAAATGACACTCGCGCAGCCTTCAAAGAAGAGTTCAAGAAATGTGAATCAGATGTTCTACCACGTTGAGAGATGCCGTGTGCGGCTTGAAGTGTTTGGATTAGAGTTTTGTGGCGTCGCGCCACTAACCAAATCTTGTAATAAAAAGATACTGTACCTATGGAGCAAAGAGCAACAATAGCTACAGCAAAGACGACTCTTAAAGTTTTTGGAATCCAGACACTAGCCATCGAAGTAAAAGCACTGAAAAACCAAATCAGGATCGCAAGAGCAACGACACGCCTGTGGGTCACAAGTTCATTGTATCTGAGATGAAGACGAATCGCCAAGAATCGGTCCACAGTAAGGGCTGAAACACCAAGGAAAGAAgcataaaagaaaacaacgccTGTTTTGTGTATTGCACTGCAAATATTATGGTACGAGTTGGTGTCATTGTCTGCTTGCAACTCCATGACAAGACGTGATATATGCAAAGGCTGGACAACCAAACCGATTCCAAGATCAGAAACGGCCAAACTTAAAAGCAGTGTTtttaaaggcttgggcaaagaaGAAGTCTTTCTCAGCGCCAGAATTGTTAAAATATTCAACATGATGGCAGTGTAAGACAAAAAGGCGTTAAAGATACAGGTCACGGCGCGCGATGTAAAGAGACCTCCAGATACCGTCATTCTTCGATTATAGTTCCAAAAGTTATGAACGTCAACTATTTTAATTTCGCCTTGTTATTCTTCTATCTAGCCAAAAACTGTTCTAAGGCCAATCACCGGCTGTGCTCAACAACACAAGCATCGGTCAGGAACGTGAGCCTCACCGCGCGCGGGCGTTCAATTTAACGTCTTGCCAAGCTGGGAAAATAACGAGATGTCTctctattgtttttcttgtacTCCATAAATCGACTTTACGATTGGGGGAAGCCAGCCGCTCTGATCATGATGTTGGACTGAGCATTTGAAGTTTCTCCCCTTTAAGTGCCATAATTACTTTCTTTCTAATAAGGCAAAGACATTAGTGActaaaatttcactttgagtTGGTGTCATTTGCTTTCTCAAAACAATTAAGCACAAAATAGAGTTGAAACTGACAGcttctttattgtttttaccaTTTTCAGTTAAAGGCTTTCAATACTTACATGCAGGTGCAAAAAACAAGCTGTTTTATATAGCACAAATAAATTTACCATATTTAGCTGAGCAAAAGAGTAAGTTCAACTTTACACTCAATAAATGCAGAGATGATCACAGTTAAAAACGCAACTTATACTGTTGCTAAtaggaagcctgaaaaaaattcaagctctgccataccggtgcagcgctcaaACCAATTGAGTTACCAAGCCAA
This window contains:
- the LOC140923443 gene encoding melanocortin receptor 5-like — translated: MTVSGGLFTSRAVTCIFNAFLSYTAIMLNILTILALRKTSSLPKPLKTLLLSLAVSDLGIGLVVQPLHISRLVMELQADNDTNSYHNICSAIHKTGVVFFYASFLGVSALTVDRFLAIRLHLRYNELVTHRRVVALAILIWFFSAFTSMASVWIPKTLRVVFAVAIVALCSIGTVSFYYKIWLVARRHKTLIQTLQAAHGISQRGRTSDSHFLNSSLKAARVSFLVNLIFVACYLPNTLAIATAAKGSNEQSGVVEHLSLYTLTLLFLNSSLNPLIYCWKMRHIRYAIKSILREILKFLNNND